The Gammaproteobacteria bacterium nucleotide sequence TCGATATCGGCCTGCGTGATGGCGGTGGCGTCGCGCGCCACCTTGGTGGCGAAATCCATCAGCGCCACGTCGGCAGCGGCAAGGCCCGCCCGGTGATGGTCGGCAAGAATCGCCTGCAAGGCTTCCTCGGAATAGAATTTTTCCAGCAGCACCGAGCCATGCGCCAGCATGCAGTAGCTGCTGCGCAGTTCCTTCGCCGCAGCCAGGGTTGCCAGCTCGTAGCGGCGCAGGTCCAGCTGCTCCCGAATGGCTCCCAGCAGGCCGTTCCAGGCATGGAAAATCGACGGCTCGTGGGCATGCGGCGGGAACATGTTGCTGATGTTCCCGTCTTCGCCCGTCACGGCAGCGTAATAGTCACGAACGGCCGGGTCGGTGCTGTCCGGCCCGACGAAATCGATAAACGGCATGTCTTCCCCCGTTGAAGAACGTCTCCTTCAACGTGGCGCGGAAGCACACCGATTCAGCTCACTCCCACTCGATGGTGGCGGGCGGCTTGCCGGAGATGTCGTAGACCACGCGGGAGATGCCCTCGACCTCGTTGATGATCCGGCGCGAGCAAATATCGAGGAAATCGTATGGCAGGTGCGC carries:
- a CDS encoding carboxymuconolactone decarboxylase family protein, which translates into the protein MPFIDFVGPDSTDPAVRDYYAAVTGEDGNISNMFPPHAHEPSIFHAWNGLLGAIREQLDLRRYELATLAAAKELRSSYCMLAHGSVLLEKFYSEEALQAILADHHRAGLAAADVALMDFATKVARDATAITQADIDAMKTSGHSDREIYLFSAAAAARSFITKLVDALGVQPDGKYLAMPESLRKQLVVGRPIDKPA